In Aquimarina sp. TRL1, a single window of DNA contains:
- a CDS encoding ABC transporter ATP-binding protein has product MLQAINLTKIYGKYEALSQLNLSVDKGEIFCLLGQNGAGKTTTINLFLGLLEPTSGEALVNGVTVKSNDNKTTGMIAYIPEVVQLYGNLSGIENLNFFSRLAGFKYTNTELHHFLSKAGLQETAHLKKLSSYSKGMRQKVGIAIALSKNADYIFMDEPISGLDPKATLEFTEICKELSHEGKAIFMATHDIFNAVNVGTKIGIMKEGKLVHTSNTDTISATELQALYLKTI; this is encoded by the coding sequence ATGTTACAAGCTATAAACCTTACCAAAATTTATGGTAAGTATGAGGCACTGAGTCAGTTGAACTTATCGGTAGACAAAGGAGAGATTTTTTGTTTACTAGGTCAAAATGGTGCCGGAAAAACAACCACAATAAATCTCTTTTTAGGACTATTAGAACCGACTAGTGGGGAAGCTTTGGTTAACGGTGTTACTGTTAAATCCAATGATAATAAAACCACCGGAATGATTGCTTATATCCCAGAAGTTGTTCAATTATATGGAAATCTATCAGGAATTGAAAATCTCAATTTCTTCAGTAGGTTAGCCGGTTTTAAATATACAAATACCGAGCTGCATCATTTTTTATCAAAAGCAGGACTTCAGGAAACAGCACATCTTAAGAAACTATCTTCTTATTCAAAAGGGATGCGGCAAAAAGTAGGTATCGCTATCGCTCTTTCCAAAAATGCAGATTACATTTTTATGGATGAACCCATATCAGGATTAGATCCTAAAGCTACATTGGAATTTACTGAAATCTGTAAAGAATTAAGCCATGAAGGGAAAGCTATTTTTATGGCTACTCATGACATTTTTAATGCGGTAAATGTAGGTACCAAAATAGGCATTATGAAAGAAGGAAAACTGGTTCATACTTCAAACACTGATACTATTAGTGCCACAGAGTTACAAGCACTATACTTAAAAACGATCTAA
- a CDS encoding TonB-dependent receptor — MKILNSLFTITLALLSYVSLAQVQVTGTVIDNQDIPVTGATVLLKSTANTFGKLTNNKGQFEAEIPSGSYTIEVRYLGFQVYRKNIETGNGTTFDIGIIRLEEGTEQLQNVEVIGRARTDYNSDYSFSSTKVAIKNKELPQAVSTITKELMNDRQAFQIADAIKTSSSVTHTGFYNHFNIRGIIQAEDGQLINGLRTRQYYFLQPITSHIERAEVIKGPSSVTFSSVDPGGSVNLVTKKPLKEKRREVSATTGSFGTLRATADFTGPLNESGTLLYRLNGAVQEARSFRDLVENNQFLLAPSITFLPNNTTALNVEMIYSNGKGNLDRGQPLFGAINGNFDLNSTKINTNVAAANDFYTSKEFMVLSNFSKEITDHIGFNASYMKQTWEEDLAEHRVAGAAAVDIEGNAIPTLAELRYVERQQFWITDNYTAYLNFDFENDSFSNKLLVGYDGSRWERTVGGSSNGARRYRRLNGTATSFNPEEADQFETIDIDGVIAPKPNVSHFDLADPNNTSRETSGYITSEFAIPANLTTSNGIYIQNQFKIGKFSALLNLRYDWYEDIFDYESDSEQSYKNEAFIPRIGVTYEATDQISVYASYVEGFQPQSNTVTLSPFTEDFFFAGSPASFDPLESNNIEFGAKGEFLGGKMTVNASVYQITQKNLLQQDPNDESILTERGEQRSKGVEWDLSGYVMPNLQLSASYAYIDAEIIEDDDPALVGERIGGAPEHSANFWGRYDFTHGVLKNMGLGLGMEYRGDRLSWYGDRLTLPSYTVFDAAVYYRPTGIDMQIAIKLNNLFDETYWNGALNATRLFPGAPRNVLLTTTYKF, encoded by the coding sequence ATGAAAATTTTAAACTCACTATTCACCATAACATTAGCATTATTGAGCTATGTTTCCTTAGCTCAGGTACAGGTGACAGGAACTGTTATTGACAATCAGGATATTCCGGTAACAGGAGCGACGGTTTTACTAAAGAGTACAGCAAACACCTTTGGAAAACTCACAAACAACAAAGGACAATTCGAAGCAGAGATCCCTTCGGGTAGTTATACTATTGAAGTCCGTTATTTAGGGTTTCAAGTCTATAGAAAAAATATTGAAACAGGAAATGGTACCACGTTTGATATTGGAATCATTCGACTGGAAGAAGGTACTGAACAACTACAAAATGTTGAGGTTATAGGTCGTGCCAGAACAGATTACAACAGTGATTATTCGTTTTCGTCTACTAAAGTTGCTATCAAAAACAAAGAATTGCCTCAAGCAGTATCAACTATTACCAAAGAATTGATGAATGACCGACAAGCTTTTCAAATAGCTGATGCAATAAAAACGTCCAGTAGTGTCACGCATACAGGATTTTATAATCACTTTAATATCAGGGGGATTATCCAGGCAGAAGATGGTCAGTTGATTAATGGTTTGAGAACGCGACAATATTATTTTTTACAACCGATTACTTCTCATATAGAAAGGGCGGAAGTTATCAAAGGACCATCTTCTGTAACCTTCTCTAGTGTAGATCCTGGAGGGTCAGTTAATTTAGTTACTAAAAAACCTTTAAAAGAGAAAAGAAGAGAGGTCAGTGCCACAACAGGAAGTTTTGGTACCCTTAGAGCAACAGCAGATTTTACAGGACCTTTAAATGAATCAGGAACTTTATTGTATCGTTTGAATGGAGCTGTTCAGGAAGCCAGATCTTTTCGTGATTTGGTAGAGAATAATCAGTTTTTATTAGCTCCTTCCATTACCTTTTTACCTAATAATACGACAGCACTAAATGTAGAGATGATTTATAGCAATGGAAAAGGAAATCTGGATCGTGGTCAACCCTTATTTGGAGCCATTAATGGTAACTTTGATTTGAATAGTACCAAAATTAATACAAATGTTGCTGCTGCAAATGACTTTTATACGTCAAAAGAGTTTATGGTGCTTAGTAATTTCAGTAAAGAGATTACGGATCATATAGGATTCAATGCCTCGTATATGAAACAGACTTGGGAAGAAGATCTTGCAGAGCATCGTGTAGCGGGTGCTGCAGCTGTTGATATAGAAGGGAATGCTATTCCTACATTGGCCGAGTTGCGATACGTAGAAAGACAGCAGTTTTGGATTACAGATAATTATACAGCTTACCTTAATTTTGATTTTGAAAACGATAGTTTTAGCAATAAACTTCTGGTAGGATATGATGGTAGTAGATGGGAGCGTACCGTCGGAGGGTCTTCCAATGGAGCACGTCGTTATAGGAGGCTAAATGGTACCGCAACTTCTTTTAACCCTGAAGAAGCTGATCAGTTTGAGACTATTGATATTGATGGTGTAATAGCACCTAAACCCAATGTTAGTCATTTTGATCTGGCAGATCCCAATAATACCTCAAGAGAGACTTCAGGTTATATCACCTCTGAATTTGCTATTCCGGCAAACCTGACCACTTCTAATGGGATCTACATACAAAACCAATTTAAAATAGGTAAATTTTCGGCGCTGTTAAATCTGCGATATGATTGGTACGAAGATATATTTGATTATGAATCAGATAGTGAACAATCTTATAAGAACGAAGCTTTTATTCCCAGAATAGGGGTGACATATGAAGCGACGGATCAGATTAGTGTATATGCATCTTATGTAGAAGGGTTTCAGCCACAATCTAATACTGTTACCTTATCTCCTTTTACAGAAGACTTTTTCTTTGCAGGTTCTCCAGCCAGTTTTGATCCCTTGGAAAGCAATAATATAGAATTTGGTGCCAAAGGAGAGTTTTTGGGAGGTAAAATGACCGTAAATGCATCGGTATATCAAATTACTCAAAAAAATCTATTACAACAAGATCCTAATGATGAGTCGATATTGACAGAACGAGGAGAGCAGCGCAGTAAAGGGGTTGAGTGGGATCTTTCCGGATACGTAATGCCAAACCTTCAGCTAAGTGCTTCGTACGCTTATATTGATGCGGAAATCATAGAAGATGATGATCCGGCTTTAGTAGGAGAACGTATTGGAGGAGCACCGGAACATAGCGCTAATTTTTGGGGGCGATATGATTTCACACATGGCGTTCTTAAAAATATGGGGCTGGGTCTAGGTATGGAGTACCGAGGAGATCGTTTATCCTGGTATGGAGATCGGCTAACGTTACCATCATATACTGTATTTGATGCAGCGGTATACTATCGTCCAACAGGAATCGATATGCAAATTGCAATAAAGCTTAATAACTTATTTGA
- a CDS encoding TonB-dependent receptor, which yields MKNIVFCLLILVSAATIKAQENNFIISGKVQSKELPVPFATVYIENGTVGTNTDINGNYKLEIPAGNVVLVVQSQGYRTQKKEINNTQSENITIDFSLVEDALGLEEVVVSATRNRVERKTAPVVVSSIKPRLLTATQSLSLADGLNYAPGVRIETNCQNCGFTQVRLNGLDGGYTQILLNSRPVFTSLLGVYGLEQIPTNIIDRVEVVRSGGSALYGSNAIAGTINVITKDPILNTWEIGSNLSVIDGDALDKNMTFNVTTVADDLTSGVTLYGAYRNRDEYDANNDGFTEITELRNTTVGTKAFMKPNERSRVSINLNAIREYRRGGDRLDLAPQFTDITEELDHDTFIGGIDYEINSKDNTNKFQLYTSASYTNRDSYYGGLGGARTHQDSITANNAFGTTKDLAWINGAQYTKYFKNEDVLTTGIEYNITNTEDVISGYKRMIDQSVNSFGAYAQYEWKPSEKFTALLGTRLDNIQVDGDYTIGGIARDVDVSQTALSPRLTISYLLTEKLRLRGGYARGFRAPQAFNEDLHISSVGGEPQFVILSDKLDAEYSNAFTSSLNYSKTIDLLQIDFLLEGFYTIIEDPFTLISTGAVLENGSILEEVRNGENATVFGTNFEFGLSPDPQWRFQLGGTVQRTEYNEPQLLFESDGTPGESDIVIEEFVRVPNLYGYLNATWLPNKKFNVDVTGTYSGEMIVPLVVSDTGFLQLNEVHPFFDLNIKLESHIDFNENFMITFTGGVKNLFNSYQDDFDTGPTRDSDYIYGPNLPRTFFVGIKLGKNH from the coding sequence ATGAAAAACATAGTATTTTGCTTGCTGATTTTAGTTTCGGCAGCAACAATAAAAGCTCAGGAAAATAACTTTATTATATCTGGTAAGGTTCAATCCAAAGAACTTCCCGTACCATTCGCAACTGTCTATATCGAAAATGGTACGGTAGGTACAAACACCGATATCAATGGTAATTACAAATTGGAAATCCCTGCTGGAAATGTAGTCTTGGTGGTACAATCACAAGGATATCGTACTCAAAAAAAAGAAATAAATAATACTCAATCTGAAAATATTACCATTGACTTCTCTCTGGTAGAAGATGCTTTAGGTCTTGAGGAAGTAGTGGTCAGCGCAACAAGAAATCGAGTAGAACGAAAAACGGCTCCCGTAGTGGTCTCTTCTATAAAGCCAAGGTTACTTACTGCTACACAGTCACTGTCATTAGCAGATGGATTAAATTATGCCCCTGGTGTGCGAATAGAGACCAATTGTCAAAACTGTGGTTTTACACAAGTCCGTCTAAATGGTCTGGATGGCGGTTACACGCAAATTTTGTTAAACAGCAGGCCTGTTTTCACTTCTCTATTAGGCGTTTACGGATTAGAACAAATACCTACTAATATCATAGACCGGGTAGAAGTAGTACGCAGTGGTGGATCTGCCCTTTATGGTTCTAACGCAATTGCAGGGACTATCAATGTAATTACTAAAGATCCCATATTAAACACCTGGGAAATAGGCAGTAATCTGAGTGTAATAGATGGAGATGCTCTCGACAAAAATATGACCTTCAATGTCACTACTGTTGCTGATGACCTTACCAGTGGTGTCACCTTATATGGTGCCTATCGCAATAGAGATGAATATGATGCAAACAACGATGGTTTCACAGAAATTACCGAGTTACGCAATACCACTGTAGGAACCAAAGCTTTTATGAAACCCAATGAGCGTAGTCGAGTATCTATAAACCTAAATGCTATTCGCGAGTACCGTCGTGGTGGTGATCGCTTAGATCTAGCACCACAATTTACCGATATTACAGAAGAATTAGATCATGATACCTTTATCGGTGGTATAGACTATGAAATTAACAGTAAAGACAATACCAATAAATTTCAATTGTACACTTCTGCCTCCTACACCAATCGAGACAGCTATTATGGTGGTCTTGGTGGTGCACGCACCCATCAGGATAGCATCACGGCAAATAACGCTTTTGGAACCACTAAAGATTTAGCCTGGATAAATGGAGCGCAATATACCAAGTACTTTAAAAATGAAGATGTATTAACTACTGGTATAGAATACAACATTACCAATACTGAAGATGTAATAAGTGGTTATAAACGAATGATTGACCAAAGTGTAAATTCCTTTGGAGCTTATGCTCAATACGAGTGGAAACCTTCAGAAAAATTTACTGCCCTTCTAGGAACTCGACTGGACAATATACAGGTTGATGGTGATTATACCATTGGTGGGATTGCTCGTGATGTTGATGTCAGCCAGACTGCACTATCGCCAAGATTAACAATATCATATCTGCTGACAGAAAAGCTACGACTTCGCGGGGGGTATGCACGTGGATTTAGAGCTCCACAAGCCTTTAATGAAGATCTACATATCTCAAGCGTAGGAGGTGAACCACAATTTGTTATTTTGTCTGATAAGCTGGATGCAGAATACTCTAACGCCTTCACTAGCTCACTGAATTATTCAAAAACGATAGATTTATTACAAATAGATTTTCTTCTAGAAGGGTTTTATACTATTATAGAAGACCCTTTTACCTTGATCAGTACAGGTGCTGTTCTGGAAAATGGTTCTATTTTAGAAGAAGTCCGTAATGGAGAAAATGCAACAGTATTTGGAACGAACTTCGAATTTGGGCTTTCACCAGATCCTCAATGGCGTTTTCAATTAGGAGGAACGGTTCAACGTACTGAATACAATGAGCCTCAGTTGCTATTTGAAAGTGATGGAACGCCTGGAGAAAGTGATATTGTCATTGAAGAGTTTGTAAGAGTTCCCAACCTTTACGGATACCTGAATGCAACCTGGTTACCTAATAAAAAATTTAATGTGGATGTAACTGGCACCTATTCTGGAGAAATGATCGTTCCGTTAGTTGTTAGTGATACTGGTTTTCTACAGTTAAATGAGGTACACCCCTTCTTTGATCTCAATATAAAACTGGAAAGCCATATTGACTTTAATGAAAACTTTATGATCACCTTTACGGGAGGGGTAAAAAACCTCTTCAACAGCTATCAGGATGATTTCGATACCGGTCCTACCAGAGATTCTGATTATATTTATGGTCCTAACCTGCCTCGTACATTTTTTGTAGGTATTAAGCTTGGAAAAAATCATTAA
- a CDS encoding S8 family serine peptidase — MKNKFLIFRNISLGVIGGFMIASCQKESVEEVSLSTEQEDVITSFDTNNIKGEYIVALKKSTISLDTRIKTILSTSDIDAFKLISKFENIFQGFAVKNITEAELARLREDRNIDYIAPNRAYQGNSEQSIPHTVFPNLPNTKRTGIDPHRGQLPLQNIDHTPTSKTSWGITSIGGSRDGRGKVAWIIDSGILDTPELNIDRRRSRNFHPGNGGPENWQDGPTLHGTKVAGILAAKDNGIGTTGIAAGATVVSVRISDASSNSNDLIYLRGIEYVTKHAKRGDVWNFSNGFNGHYRSKTFNDAFKKLAGVTYGAVAAGNFDEDVFLRSPTNEYIDGIKVVGSHDGALEPAFDSNFGEKVSLWAPGVNIPCIYIANHPEKYIMGSGTSFAAPHVAGMMLILGGDAPTAGQINKNGRWAGIAHW; from the coding sequence ATGAAAAACAAATTTTTAATTTTCAGAAACATTTCTCTAGGAGTTATTGGGGGCTTTATGATTGCAAGTTGCCAAAAAGAAAGTGTAGAAGAAGTTTCACTATCTACAGAACAAGAGGACGTAATTACTTCCTTTGATACAAATAATATAAAAGGAGAGTATATCGTAGCACTAAAAAAGTCAACAATTAGTCTGGATACCAGAATAAAGACGATACTAAGTACTAGCGACATTGATGCTTTTAAATTGATATCTAAATTCGAAAATATTTTTCAAGGTTTTGCTGTAAAAAACATTACTGAAGCAGAACTGGCTAGGCTTAGAGAAGATCGTAATATTGATTATATCGCACCTAATAGAGCATATCAGGGAAACTCAGAACAAAGTATCCCTCATACAGTTTTTCCTAATCTTCCCAATACAAAAAGAACTGGAATTGATCCGCATCGCGGGCAACTTCCATTACAAAATATAGATCATACGCCTACTAGTAAGACTTCATGGGGAATTACTAGTATAGGAGGTTCCCGAGATGGTAGAGGGAAAGTTGCCTGGATTATTGATTCTGGAATTCTTGATACCCCGGAGTTAAATATAGATAGAAGACGAAGCAGAAATTTCCATCCTGGAAATGGAGGACCTGAAAACTGGCAAGATGGACCTACTTTACATGGAACAAAGGTAGCAGGAATATTAGCCGCAAAAGATAATGGAATTGGAACAACAGGGATAGCAGCAGGAGCAACAGTAGTGTCGGTTAGAATATCTGATGCTTCTAGTAATAGTAATGATTTAATATACTTAAGAGGTATAGAATATGTAACAAAACATGCTAAAAGAGGAGATGTATGGAATTTCAGTAATGGTTTTAACGGTCATTATCGATCAAAAACATTTAATGATGCATTTAAAAAATTAGCAGGAGTAACTTATGGAGCGGTAGCAGCGGGTAATTTTGATGAAGATGTATTTCTAAGAAGTCCTACAAATGAATATATTGATGGGATAAAAGTGGTAGGTTCTCATGATGGCGCTTTAGAACCAGCTTTTGATTCGAATTTTGGAGAAAAAGTATCTCTATGGGCTCCAGGAGTGAATATTCCTTGTATTTATATAGCAAATCATCCAGAAAAGTACATTATGGGTAGTGGTACTTCTTTTGCTGCCCCACATGTAGCAGGAATGATGTTGATATTGGGAGGAGATGCTCCCACAGCCGGACAGATTAATAAAAATGGTCGTTGGGCAGGAATTGCTCATTGGTAA
- the cysS gene encoding cysteine--tRNA ligase, whose product MNNRTIYIKNSLSGEKELFTPLVEGKVGMYVCGPTVYGEPHLGHARSAITFDIVYRYLTFLGYQVRYVRNITDVGHLEDEVNDQGEDKIAKKARLEELEPMEIAQHYTNLYRNMMAKLNVVPPSIEPTASGHIVEQIEMIEQIIANGFAYESEGSVYLDVLGYSEKYHYGQLSGRVLDDLLSGSRALEGQEQKKHPADFALWKKADSGHIMKWSSPWGVGFPGWHIECSAMSIKYLGLPFDIHGGGMDLKFPHHEAEITQSYAAFGTAPVRYWMHNNMVTLDGYKMAKSKGNFISLSQMFSGDHPLLEKAYSPMTVRFVMLQAHYGSTIDFSNQALKAAEIACGKLQKGLKLIDELKTNQSKNIDHDISSQILTACQYCYQKMSDDFNTAEVIACLFKLLGLAQILKQTQSTISIETLTLLQNTYRGFLIDVLGISVSPKTSLQNKLLPEIMDILIEVRQQARSHKNFALSDYIRDRLNLIGIKINDNKEGATYESNSY is encoded by the coding sequence ATGAACAATAGAACTATCTATATAAAAAACTCACTTTCTGGAGAAAAAGAACTATTTACTCCCCTTGTAGAAGGAAAGGTAGGTATGTACGTATGCGGTCCTACTGTATATGGCGAGCCACATTTGGGACACGCCCGATCGGCTATTACATTCGATATTGTATATCGATATTTAACGTTTTTAGGCTATCAGGTCCGCTATGTTCGAAACATTACAGATGTAGGTCATCTTGAGGATGAAGTCAATGACCAAGGGGAAGATAAAATTGCCAAAAAAGCCCGACTCGAAGAACTTGAACCTATGGAGATAGCTCAACATTACACCAATTTGTATCGCAATATGATGGCTAAACTCAATGTAGTACCTCCATCTATAGAACCTACAGCTTCTGGTCATATCGTTGAGCAAATTGAAATGATTGAGCAAATTATAGCCAACGGTTTTGCGTATGAGAGTGAAGGTTCTGTTTACCTGGATGTATTGGGCTATTCGGAAAAATATCATTATGGACAACTCTCCGGTCGTGTGTTGGATGACCTCCTATCTGGAAGTCGGGCATTGGAGGGACAAGAACAGAAGAAACACCCTGCTGATTTCGCTTTATGGAAAAAAGCAGATAGCGGGCATATTATGAAATGGTCTTCCCCATGGGGAGTAGGATTTCCAGGGTGGCATATAGAATGTTCAGCTATGAGTATCAAATATCTTGGCCTTCCATTTGATATTCACGGAGGAGGTATGGATCTTAAATTCCCACACCATGAAGCAGAGATTACCCAAAGCTATGCCGCATTTGGTACTGCTCCTGTTCGGTATTGGATGCATAATAATATGGTGACATTGGATGGTTATAAAATGGCTAAATCCAAAGGCAACTTTATTTCCCTTAGTCAAATGTTTAGTGGAGATCACCCATTACTAGAGAAAGCTTATAGCCCCATGACTGTCCGCTTTGTAATGTTACAGGCACATTATGGTAGTACTATTGATTTTTCAAATCAGGCACTTAAGGCTGCTGAAATAGCTTGTGGAAAATTACAGAAAGGGCTAAAACTCATCGATGAATTAAAAACCAATCAATCAAAAAATATCGATCATGACATATCTTCACAGATATTGACCGCCTGCCAATATTGTTATCAAAAAATGAGTGACGATTTTAATACAGCCGAGGTCATTGCCTGCCTTTTTAAACTTCTGGGATTGGCGCAAATACTGAAACAGACACAAAGTACCATTTCAATAGAAACATTAACTCTTCTCCAAAACACCTATAGAGGTTTTCTTATTGATGTTTTAGGCATAAGTGTATCCCCGAAAACGAGCCTACAAAATAAACTACTTCCGGAAATAATGGATATTCTGATCGAGGTACGACAACAGGCACGCAGTCATAAAAACTTTGCGCTCTCTGATTATATCAGAGACCGACTAAATCTCATTGGGATAAAGATCAATGATAATAAAGAAGGGGCTACTTACGAATCTAACAGCTATTAG
- a CDS encoding matrixin family metalloprotease translates to MKYNKFYKTIALATLGMFIISCEKDQDFETNNTESDAVIISNSNLPEIHFKKGVYLPTPSKSIRSKSRKDSRQILFFEGAIPTAQNLKKLGIHSKYWLNKQAIYAVVSKEAKLDQVKNLAMVSDLKGEYKILFNTQDSQEEDCLINLAALKKEEITQFKNKYNLTTQNTNGLPPFIIRALLSSDKINALSKDNLVVAIQKTPQIVKTEEQFHFCQGPETKFGPISELIDQTKSSAKYALQGSKWRRRNGVATVPWYFDKSKAASSGLTVAEQERIIKEAFVFWEDVTNLKFPQASTSNEVFGTKGIEILFGKHEHGDGDPFDGPGGTLAHAYFPQYGGDCHFDDSENFTDNTYIGTNLLQVAIHEFGHSLGLRHSENSNAIMAAFYRGYTPNVQLDQDDINGIQALYGTKSIYKNGETYKVHGLTVLRNNNEWYYNGRKVAYINEEWVYVS, encoded by the coding sequence ATGAAGTATAATAAATTCTATAAAACAATTGCATTAGCCACGCTGGGAATGTTCATTATTTCCTGTGAAAAAGATCAAGATTTTGAAACCAATAATACGGAATCTGATGCTGTTATTATTTCGAATAGTAACCTTCCGGAGATACATTTCAAAAAAGGAGTATACCTTCCTACCCCTTCTAAATCAATACGTTCCAAATCAAGGAAGGATTCGCGCCAAATCTTATTTTTTGAAGGAGCAATACCCACCGCACAAAACTTAAAAAAACTAGGAATCCACAGCAAGTATTGGCTAAATAAACAAGCTATATACGCTGTAGTCTCAAAAGAGGCTAAGCTTGACCAGGTAAAAAATTTAGCCATGGTAAGCGACCTGAAAGGTGAGTATAAAATTCTTTTTAATACTCAGGATAGTCAAGAAGAAGATTGTCTTATCAACCTGGCTGCATTAAAAAAAGAAGAAATAACCCAGTTCAAAAACAAATATAACTTAACAACACAGAATACAAATGGGTTACCTCCATTCATTATAAGAGCTTTACTGAGTTCTGATAAAATTAACGCCCTTTCTAAAGACAACCTTGTTGTTGCTATTCAAAAAACCCCGCAAATTGTAAAAACCGAGGAGCAGTTCCATTTTTGTCAAGGTCCGGAAACAAAATTTGGTCCTATTTCTGAACTGATTGATCAAACAAAATCATCTGCTAAATATGCACTTCAAGGTTCGAAATGGAGAAGAAGAAATGGAGTAGCAACAGTACCTTGGTACTTTGATAAGAGTAAGGCTGCCTCTAGTGGGTTGACTGTTGCCGAACAAGAGAGGATAATTAAAGAAGCTTTTGTTTTTTGGGAAGATGTAACCAATCTAAAGTTTCCTCAAGCTAGTACTTCTAACGAAGTTTTTGGAACCAAAGGCATTGAAATTTTATTTGGTAAACACGAACATGGTGATGGCGATCCTTTTGATGGACCAGGAGGAACGCTGGCACATGCCTACTTCCCTCAATATGGAGGAGATTGTCACTTTGATGATTCTGAAAATTTTACTGATAACACATACATAGGAACAAATCTTCTTCAGGTCGCTATTCATGAATTTGGTCATTCTTTAGGATTACGTCATAGTGAAAACAGCAATGCTATCATGGCTGCATTTTACAGAGGATATACCCCTAATGTACAATTGGATCAGGATGATATTAATGGGATACAAGCACTTTATGGCACTAAAAGTATCTACAAAAATGGTGAAACATATAAGGTACATGGTCTTACTGTATTAAGAAATAATAACGAATGGTATTACAATGGTCGAAAAGTAGCCTATATAAACGAAGAATGGGTTTACGTCTCTTAA